TGTCGGCCAATGGCAAAGAGGTAGCCAATAGCGTATATACAGGGCAGTTAGTTATCGCATAAGTTTTATTGCTTAGTCATAATATTAATTGTTAAAGCCCGCTGTGTCTACAGCGGGCTTGTTATATAAGCAATCGGTCAGGTATATCTCCTCACCTTCGCTTCTGATATTATACAGACAATACTTTCTTTATTACGAAAAGTCTTTACCTACAATCGTCCAATCGTTGTTACCAAAGCCTTTTTCTATCCATTGATCCATTACACCAGCTATAGCAGGTAAGAGTGAGAGTTGGATGTTGTTTTGTTGAGCAGAATCCAAGAACAACTGAGTGTCTTTTCTAGCCATGGCTAGCTCCCAGGAAGGATTGGTATGATCATCCATAGATAATCGCTTCAGGCGTGCATCGGCCTGTGCACCGGGGTTCCAATCTTGAAATAATTTCAGTATATCATCAACCCCTACGCCTTGCGCTTTTGCCACACCCATCATGTCTCTTAAGCCAAAAGCAAAACAAACCAGGAAGGCGTTGCCTATCAGTTTTATAGAGGCTGCTTTGCCTACTTCCGGTCCATAATGAATTAGCTTACCAGTCATTGGCTTTAGTTCCGGCTCCAGCGTTTTAATTAGCGCTTCATCGCCCGAAATCAGCATATAACCGGTACTATCCAGTGCATTGGCTGGGCCCATAAACACCGGTGCATGCTGGTAAGTAACGCCTCTCTCCTTCCAGTAAGCCGTTCTGCGAATAACACCTTCTTTAGATGTAGTGGTATGATCTATAATAATAGCACCAGGTGTAAAGCCAGCACTGGCAGCTTCCAGCACTTCATCTACCGATACATCATCTTTCAAGGTTACATGAATGCGGGTGACACCCTGTACCGCTTCTTTCACATCTGCAAAAGCGGTTGCACCAAACTGTTCCAGCCCCATAGCCTTTGCTGTGGTACGGTTCCACACCTGCACGCTCTCCCCTCTTTTGGCCATAGCCTTCACAAAGTTGGAACCCAATAATCCCATTCCTAAAAATGCTTTCTTATCCATATCCTTTTTATTAATTACAAGTTTTAAAATTAAACACTACAGGCTTTCTAGCTATTTAACAACAGGAACTCAACTGCCTTGGCAGGAACCATCAAGTGCCCCAAGCCGTAATTACCAAGGTTCTAGAGCCTCCCTGGTTGCGGTGCTCGCAAAGATAGATACCCTGCCAGGTTCCCAGTGCTAATTGTCCATTACGTATGGGTATCAATACCGAGCTACCCAATAGGGATGCTTTCAGGTGAGCCGGCATATCATCGGGCCCTTCATAATCGTGTGCATAGTCGGAATCGTTTTCCTTTACTGTTTTATTGAAGAACATTTCAAAGTCCTTGCGCACTGTAGGGTCGGCATTTTCATTAATGGTTAGCGAGGCCGATGTATGCTGAATAAATACCTGACAAAGTCCTGTTGTTATCTCACCTAATTGAGGCAAGGCCTGCTCTACTTCTGCAGTGATGAGGTGAAAGCCTCTACGCTTTTGGGGTAATGCTATGGTTTGCTGATAGATCTTCATGTACCAACCGTATTTTCTATTTACAAAGTTTAAAGCAATGATTCAATACTAAAAGCATGCAATTCTGAATAGGTATAAAAACAAACAAGGTCCTATAAAACTAGGACCTTGTTTGTTGGTTTATCTTTTATGCTTTACAGCGGGTCTGCTGTAACCTTAAATTTTGAGTCTGCCTTTACAGTTAACTCTTTTGCCACGCTAGAGCGTAACGTCACATCTGTGTAAAGTGTAAAGCTCTCGGCTTTTATATACTTATCTAGTTTTGAAGAACCTGGTACTAAATCAATTGCAGAAACACCGGTAGGCACATTATCCAGCGATGCCAGGAGTACTTTGTCTGAATTATCCGTTCCTATGTAAATTTTGATCGTTTTCAAAAAATCGAAATTCTCTGCTGCGGGATCTATTATGGTAAGCGACAATTTAGTTAAACTGACATCTTTTACCAGGTTGGCGCTTGTATTATTGTTTTTAAACGACTCCTGGGAACTAACCGTAGCTGGAACAGGCGAAATAACAGGTACGTTAATTAATCCTGTAGCAGGTATTTTAATATTGCTTGAGTTCTTTATTTCAAACGTGAGTAATTCATTTACTTTTTCACAACTGAATAAACACAGGAGGAATAAAGGAAGAAAGAAAATAGTCTTTTTCATATGTTAAGATTAGACAGGCAATTTAGAGCATTACACAAAACGAATTTCACCCTACTTACCTATTCCTTAAAAACCATAATTAATTGCTATAGTGTACTTCTTAGAAAAAAGCATTTTGAACAGATCATCCGGCAACACACTTCTTTTCTTACAACAATTCTACACTAAACAGCAGTAAGCGCTTTTGCTTTCTGGTAAAGCTCTTGTGCATGAAAGGGTTTCAACAATACATCGTTAAAGCCCATATCCAACACCTCTTTACTGGCTATTGCATCGGCTGTCATTAGCAGCACTGGTCCTGTGTAGCTTTTTTCCTGCCGCAGCTTCTTTACAGTCTCAACACCATCTAACACCGGCATATGCATATCCATTAATATCAGGTCGTAGTTTTTATTAGCCAGCTTAGCAATTGCTTGCTCGCCATTGTTGGCTTCATCTACAACTACTCCTTGGCGTTCCAGGTATTTGCGGGTTACCATTACATTAATAGGATTATCTTCTGTAATCAACACACTCAGGCCACTTAACTTATCTGCCCATGAGTCTTCTTTTATTTCTTTTACTACTGTTGGCTGTATGGCTTTTAGCTTCAGTTGAAACGAAAAGCTAGAGCCTACGTTTGGCGTAGAAGCTACCTGTATACAAGACCCCATAGCCTCTACCAGTTTTTTAGTAATAGCCAGCCCCAGTCCTGTACCCCCAAACTGCCGGTTTACGCCGGTATGCGCCTGCATAAACTGCTCAAAAATGCGCTGCTCCTGTTCTTTGCTAAAACCAATTCCCGTATCTTTTACTTCAAATAGCAGGTCAACCGATTGCGCGGTTGTAGTTATAGGCTTAACATGCAGGCTTACGCTTCCTTCCAATGTAAATTTTACAGCATTCCCTATCAGGTTATTGAGGATCTGCGTTAAGCGGGTGGGATCTGCCACTACCACTTCCGGCACTCCTTTATCAAGAGTAGCTTTAAGGCAAATACCTTTTTCTTTTGCTTTGGGATCATGTGTTTTGCGTACTTCATCTACCAGCTTTGGCAGGCTAAACTCCACTTCTTCAAGCATTACACTACCTGAAGTGATTTTGTTGTAGTCCAGAATATCATTTACAATCGAAAGCAGGTTTTTAGAAGCGAACTGTAGTGTATTGATATAGGCCTGCTGTTCTGGCTTTGGGGCTTCAGTTTGAAGAATTTCTACAATACCTATGATACCATTCAGTGGTGTTCTGATTTCGTGGCTCATGGTAGAAAGAAATTGTTCCTGTGCCGCACGAGCTGCATCAGCCTCTTGCTTTAGCTCCCTTTCAGTTATAGCCAACCGCTGCAGTTCTTTATTTTGCTTACGCACCTCCAATAAAATACCAGCTTGCTGTGTTAGCTTGCGAATGGCATTCTTTTGTTCTTCGTTTAGTGTTTTGGGCTGGGTATGACAAACGCACAAGGCGCCAAGGTTATACCCCTTAGGCGAACGGATAGGTGCACCAGCATAAAACCGAATTCCTGCTTCTATAGTAAATGGATTATCAAAAAAGCGCTCATCTTCTAAGAGATCCTCTACCAGGAAAAGATCATTCTGTAGAATGGTATGTGCACACATAGAGCCTTCACGCACCATTGTTGTGTCGCCTAATCCAAAATTGGCTTTCCCCCATTGTCTGTGTTTATCGATAAAATTGATGACGGAAAAATCGGTCTGGCAAATGAACGCTGCCAGTTCAACCAGGTGGTTGAAGTCTTGATCTTCTTCTGTATCCAGAATTTGGTAAGCGTATAAATCCTGTATCCGCTTTTCTTCATTAATAGGTAGAGGGGCAGCTAACATAAAGTATTACATAGGATATTTACGCAAAAAAAGCGGATTTTATTGAATTCACGCCTACTTTGACTAGAATCATTAGCCAACTCTATCATCCCTAAATAGATATATTCAAGTGACTCCTATAGGTGCAGTTAAGCATTTTACCCCATTTCAGTTTAACTAAATGCGGAGAGCATAGACTGGCACTTAGACAAAAGCCCGTTTTTAGCTACTCCCAAATACTCTTAAACCGACTACCCCTGTAGTTCTCTTACCACACCAAATTCAAGGTATACAACTAATTATAAGTCAGAATAAATAGTAATTTCGGCTTCATACTCTTAACCATGCAGTCTACAACCATTAGTGGAAGGCCGGCCCATACCCTTGAATTTTTAGCCGGCGGTGGAGAATTGGGTGAAATGATCAGAAAGTTTGACTGGTCATCAACACCTCTGGGCCCTTTTGAAAAATGGCCTCAAAGTTTACGTACTTGTATTCGCATTATGCTTACATCCCGCCAGCCCATATGGATTGGCTGGGGGAAAGACCTCATTAAGTTCTATAACGATCCTTATAAGGCCATTGTAGGGGGCAAGCATCCCTGGGCGCTGGGGTCGCCTGCCTCTATGGTGTGGAAAGACATCTGGAGAGATATTGAGCCTATGCTTAAGCAGGTTATGGAAAAAGATGAAGGCACGTATGTGGAGTCGCAGCTACTGATCATGGAGCGCAATGGCTACCCGGAAGAAACGTACTATACCTTTTCCTATACTCCCATACCTGGTGATGATGGAAAGACAGAAGGGATGTTTTGTGCCAATACGGACGACACTGATAAAATCATCAGCGAACGTCAATTACGGACGCTAACGCAATTGGGTAAGCGATTAACGGATTGCCAAAGCAACCGGGATGTTATTGAAAAGACCATCTATACCTTACAGGAGAACCCATATGATTTCCCTTTTGCTCTATTCCGGACTATCGCCGATGGCAAAGCCATTCTGGAGCGCTCAACACTGTTAGATGCAGAACAGAAAATATTTCCAAAAGATATTCACTTAAACTCTGATGATCCTGTTGCACTTGCAATAAATATGGCGCTGTATACCGGAGAGCTTCAAGTGTTTAAAAACCCCAAAGAGAGGCTACCAACTGTACCTACTGGTGCATGGCAGGTGCCGCCAACACAAGGTATTATTATACCCATTATACAAACCGGGATCAATGAACCATATGGCATACTGTCTGTTGGTGCAAATCCATACCGGCTGCTGAATGAAAAGTATTTGAGCTTTATAACATTGGTAGGCGACCAGGTAGCTACCGCCTTTGCCGATGTGCATGTATTGGAGGAAGAACGTAAACGTTCAGAAGCGCTCGCCGAAATTGACAAAGCAAAAACCATCTTCTTTTCTAACATCAGCCATGAATTCAGAACGCCACTAACCTTACTATTAGGGCCTATTGAAGAAGTAATGAATGACCCTGATACCATTGGTGAAAACAAGGTGCGCATGGACGTTGCCTATCGGAATGCCTTGCGCATGCAGCGGTTGGTAAACACCTTGCTGGAATTCTCCCGAATTGAAGCAGGACGATTGGAAGGTCGTTTTACCAAAGTGGATATTTGCTCGTTTACACAAGAGTTGGCCAGCACCTTTAGATCAGCCATTGAGAAGGCTGGCATGCAGTTGAAATTTGATTACAGCGCTATTCAATCGGATGTGTATGTAGATGTAGATATGTGGGAAAAGATTGTACTCAACCTTATATCCAATGCCTTCAAATACAGTAAAGAAGGAACAATATCTATTTCCGTAAAAGAAGTGAGTCAGAAGATCCTGTTTTCAGTTACAGATACAGGCGTTGGTATACCGCAAGATCATCTGAGTAAGATCTTTGACCGTTTTCACCGAATTGAGAATATACAAGGCAGAAGCCAGGAAGGATCCGGTATTGGCCTGGCTATGGTTAAAGAACTGGTACGATTACACCAAGGCGTTATAGATGTAGAAAGTACCGTTGGGAAAGGCTCTACATTTACAGTGGCTATTCCGGTAGGCTTAGACCATTTACCAGAAAACAAAATAGTAAAAGACGCGGCGGCACCTATAACCACGCGCTATGCAAATGCTTTTGTACAGGAGGCCATGAAATGGATCCCTACATCAGAATCAGAGTTGCAGGAAGCAGGCCTGCCCATTTCTTCAAAAGAAATTTCATTACTAGACACACCTCCTTCAGATAAAAAATACAAAGTGCTGGTAGCAGATGACAACAGGGATATGCGCGAATATCTTGAGCGCTTATTGTCTGTGCAGTTTGAAGTAATTACAGCTGTGGATGGAGAAGACGCCTATCAAAAAGTATTGCAACATTATCCAGACCTATTACTCACTGATGTAATGATGCCTCGACTGGATGGATTTGGTTTGCTTGAAAAAGTGCGTCAGCACCCAGACAGTAAAATGATACCTGTTATTCTATTGTCGGCACGCGCTGGCGAAGAAGCTAAGGTGGAAGGATTAGAAGCCGGAGCTGATGATTACCTGGTAAAACCTTTCTCAGCTAAAGAATTGCTGGCCCGGGTAGATGCCAATATTAAAATTTCAAAGACCCGTATTGCTGCAGCCAAGAACCTGAAAGATATAATTCAACAATCACAGATAGCCACTACCCTATTGCAAGGTCCATCCTTTGTCATTGAATTGGCTAATGAAAAAGCGCTTGAGCTTTGGGGCAGAAGCCATGAAGAGGTTATCAACAGACCTATTTTACAAGCCCTCCCTGAAATAGCGGAGCAGGGTTTTGGCTATTTACTGGAAGATGTATTTACCACCGGAAGAATACACAAGGCTTACGAAATACCCGTAGAACTGGTTCGTTTTGGAAAGCCGGAATTGGTATACTTAAACTTTATTTATCAGCCATTGCGCAATGACGACAATAAGATCACATCTATCATTGCAGTAGGGCTAGACGTAACTGAGCAGGTAATAAGCCGGAAAAAATTAGAGCAAAGTGAAAAAGAATTAAATGAATTGGCCAATGCTGTTCCACAATTAGTTTGGGCTGCTAATGAGGCTGGTAAGATTACTTATTATAATGACCGGGTAGCCGAATTTGCTGGTGCCTATAAAAATGAAGATGATACTTGGTCCTGGCAAGGACTTGTTCACCCGGATGATGCGAAAGCTACTGAAAATGCCTGGAGTCAAGCACTGGAACATGGAACAGTATATCAGGCGGAGCACCGTGTACAAATGAAGGATGGCAGCTATCGCTGGTATTTAAGTCGCGGATATCCTTACAAAGATAAAGATGGCAATATCATTAAATGGTTTGGCAGTGCCACCGATATACACGCATCTAAAGAACATGCAACCATACTGGAAGCGGAAGTAAAAAAGCGCACAGCAGAATTGTCGGAATTGAATGTTTCCTTAAAACGCTCTAACAGTGAGTTGCAGCAATTTGCACACGTAGCCAGTCATGATCTAAGAGAGCCACTGCGTAAGATCAAAACCTTTATTGGTCGCTTGGCCGATGATCCAGGCAACTCGTTAACGGAACGCTCAACTACTTTCGTACAAAAAGTCAATTCAGCTTCCGATAGGATGTTTTCCATGATTGAAGGGGTATTAAACTATTCGGTTCTCAATACTAGTGATCAAAGAATAGAAGCGGTTCAACTTAGCACGCTTATACAAAACATTGAATCTGACCTGGAGTTACTTATCACGCAGAAAAAGGCTGTTATTCGGTATTCAGCGCTACCGGTTATAGAAGGATCTGCAGTATTGCTGTACCAGCTATTCTATAATTTGATCAATAATTCATTGAAGTTCTCTAAACCCGACACGCCGCCTGTAATAGATATAGATGCAACTGATGAACATGGCCATGAAAAAGAATGGACATTGATCAAAGTACAGGACAACGGAATTGGTTTTGAGCAGGAGTATGCCGAAAAGATATTTGAAAGCTTTACACGCCTCAATTCAAAGGATCAATTTGAAGGTACAGGTTTAGGATTGTCCTTATGTAAAAGGATCGTAGAACGCCATGGAGGGTATATTGAAGCAACAGGAGAATTGGATAAAGGCGCTAGTTTTTCTATTCATCTTCCGATCATACAAAATCGCAAGAGTATATAAACTATGAAGAGAGTTGTTTTAGTTGATGACGACAGGGACGATGCAGAACTGTTTCAAGAAGCCTTAGAAGAGGTAGACAACAATTTACATTTTCAGCATTTTGAAAATGCACAGTCTGCCTTAACTGAATGGAATACCTCAACGAAAGTATTGCCTGATGTCATTTTTCTGGACCTTAATTTACCGCAGGTTAGTGGCTGGGAGATTTTAAAACATCTGAGACAAACCAATCACCTGGCAACTATTCCGGTAGTTATGTATACAACTTCATCACAGAAGCAAGAGGCAGAAATTGCTCACAACCTGGGCGCTAATTACTTTATTACCAAGCCTACTGATTACAATGAGTTGAAACGATTGTTGACAGAGGTGTTGGGTAAAGTTTTAGTATAACAACCAGATCCAAATAGATGCCCAAGAGGTAGTCACACAAAGTCGAAAGAAAGAAGGGGTGTTTTATAAACTTTGGGGTAGCTAGAAATCTACACTAAAAGATGCTACTCCAAAATTATCTGAACTAAAAGGGCTGAAATAAAAAAAGCCTGCCCTGCACCTTCCAAAATAGTATTCAGCAAATAGGCCGCGCTGAAGTTCCAGATCGGATTCAAACAACCTTGTCCTTTGAGCCATAAGACCTGTACGTATTGCCTTAATTGGTCTTATAGCTAATTCTGAATACGTATAAAAGAAGTTATTTTCTTTCGTTTTAAAGTCAAACAGGTATTCACTTTCAGAATAGAAATCAAACTTCTTATAAATGATCTCCGTTTCTAAACCAGGCGCTATACCATTTGTATTTCCAAAAACAACGCCCCCCATGGGCACCAGTACAAACTCAACGGCTTTGCCAAACTTAAATCTCCGTCCTGCCCAAAGAGATGCGGTGTTCTTGTCTTCATAATTATAGCGGCCTTCCAGGTGTAGCGTTTTGTGTCGGGCATAAAAAGTAGGATTAAAAAAATCCTTTTCATCAGGGATAATGAATAATTCAGCCCAGGCTGAAAATTTCCATTGAGAACTAGTAGAATCGATTTTATTCTCTTGTGCCGACAATTTTAATGAGGCAAAGCCTAGTAATAACAATAAATACTTTTTCATATTTATCCCCCCAATGCAATTGTTATTGCCACCAGCAGTATTCCAATTAAAGTGACGGCAGCACTCATTTTCCATTTACTGAATCCTGCATATTTAGCCACCGACCACCCACATAAAAACATCATTATTATAGCAACCAAGTTTGAAACTCTTAAAGCAAGCATTGTATTATGCATAAATACAAATGGCACAACAACGGGGAAAGTTGTAATAAATACAAGGATAAAAAGAGCTATAGCTCTCTTTATATCATTAAATGTCAAATGCACTTTTCCTGAAACGCCGGGAAGTTTCATTAATCTACTTCTTATTTGCTCCAAATCCTCTTTCTCTAATACCGAGGCTACTACGGGTGGCAAGGCATGAGAAATGCACCTTCTTGCTTTTTCTTTGTCTGAGGTTTTTTGAATAGAATCGAATATTATTTTGTTTCTGCTATTTTGAGCTAAGACTCCAATGAGGTACATGGTTGCATCAACAAACCCCCAAGCCAGATTACAACCAATTGCACCAACAAGTAATTGCCTAATTTCAGCTCGATGAGTATTGGCAATACTAATTGAGCAAGTAAAGCTGAGCGCCATTATTAATCCGAACAAGATTTCTTCCGCTCGATCCATCGGATTCAATAACCTTGGAGATTTGACAAAATCTTCCATAAAAAGAATTTAAACTTCTAAAGCTCCGTACCCTTGCTGCCGTTGTCACTTCTTGACGCCGTAATAATGGCCATATTGAAAACTCCATATTATTTGACAGCAAGAGGCAGAAAAATTTAGGTCACCGAAAGATTTATTTGCAAAGTTACTTGTGGACGCTGCCTAGTATCTTAACTTATCTGGGATGGCAGGCTTGAAAACTAATTGATACAAGGAAAAATGATCAAAGAGAAAGCAATCATTCTTTTGGTAGACTGATAATAAAAAAAAGGAGTCACATTTCTGTGACTCCTTCGTTTGTTTTTGTCGGGAAGACAGGATTCGAACCTGCGACCCCCTGGTCCCAAACCAGGTGCGCTACCGGCCTGCGCTACTTCCCGGTCCTGTTATCGGGCTGCAAAGGTAAGTGTTCTTTACATTCCGATAACATTTTATTTTTCAGCGGTGAGGGAGGGATTCGAACCCTCGGTAGAGCTTTAAGGCCCTACGACGGTTTAGCAAACCGTTGATTTCAGCCACTCATCCACCTCACCTCCTTTTGCAAGGGGTGGCAAAAATAAAGGTAAGTGTCGAATTACCAAAAAAAAGAAACCCCAAATTCTAAAATTAATTTTAGAATTTGGGGTCTTACTACGTTCTTTCAATGTTTACAAAGAAGCCAATTGCACTTTTTGCTGCAACTCCATTACATTATCTCTGAATACACCATCAGTATCCATCAAATCTTTTACAGTTTGACAAGAGTGTATAACTGTAGTATGATCGCGGCCACCAAAGTGTTCTCCAATAGTCTTTAAAGAATTTTTCGTGAATGCTTTTGCTAAATACATTGTTATCTGACGTGCCTGCACAATCTCACGCTTTCTTGTCTTTTGCAACAATTTATCATAGGCCACATCAAAATAATCACACACCAGTTTCTGAATGGTATCGATTGTAATTTCCTTGCTTGATGATTTTACAAAGTTCCGCAACACTTTCTTAGCTAATTCCAAATCTATTTCTCTACGGTTTAGCGAAGATTGTGCCAACAAAGAAATCAATGCGCCTTCTAACTCGCGCACGTTATTATTAATATTATAAGCAATATACTTAACAACCTCTGATGGCATCTCCAATCCATCATTCTTCATTTTACGCTCTAATATTTCAATGCGGGTTTCATAATCCGGCATTTGAATATCTGCGCTTAACCCCCAACGGAAGCGGCTTAATAAACGCTCTTGTACCCCTTCCAAATCTTTTGGCGGCTTATCGGAAGTTAACACCAGCTGCTTACCTGATTGGTGCAAGTGATTGAAGATGGCAAAGAATGCATCTTGAGACTTTTCAGCTTTATTAAAGAATTGCACATCATCAATGATCAACACATCGATCAACTGATAAAAATGAATAAAATCATTGATGGCATTATTGCGGCTATGATCAACAAACTGATTGATAAACTTTTCAGAGCTCACATATAACACCACTTTATTTGGGTGCAAACGCTTTACATCATTACCTATTGCCTGCGCAAGGTGCGTTTTACCAAAACCCACACCACCATATATTACTAAAGGATTGAAAGAATTAGCACCTGGCTTTTCTGCAACGGTTTTGCCTGCACGACGAGCCACACGATTACAATCGCCCTCTACATAAGCATCAAATGTATAAATAGGATTTAGCTGCGGGTCGATATGCATTTTTTTCAACCCTGGTATCACAAACGGATTTTTTACTGGTGTATTGACCACCAAAGGGAAATCCATTTCATTATTGGAAAATGATTTATAGCCATGACCAGCTACATCAACCGTTACGGGCTTATTGTAATTGTTACCGCCGTCTACCATAATACGGTATTCCAGCTGGGCATCTTTACCCAACTCTCTTTTCAGCGTTTTAGCCAACAGGTTTACATAATGCTCCTCTAAGTACTCATAAAAGAATTGGCTAGGCACCTGAATGACTAGTATTTTTTCTTTTAAAGCAACTGGCTTAATGGGCTCAAACCATGTTTTGAAATGCTGCCATTCTACGATGTCTTTTATGATAGACAAACAGTTGGTCCAAACGAGATTGGCATTTTTCTCCATGTATATCGAACAGTTTTAGAATATGTTATTGAATTAATGAACAGTTAGTTTTTCACAAGATGTGTATAAATAAATTTGGATAGGACAACGAATATCTAAAGGAAGTTCGAGAAAAAAAATTTTTATATCTCAGTTTTTTGTGTAACTAATATGGATTGCGCTGAAATCATTTTTTTCTTGCTAGATTTTTCAAAAATAAAATCCAACCTACCCAGTTGTATACCCGCAAATCCGACTTGATTGATCAATACATCATCCCCCTTTTTATTCTTTATGACTACAGGTGCATCCAGGAACGTATGTGTATGACCTCCAATGATTAAGTCAATATTTTCCGACTCTTTTGCCAACACCTTGTCACACATTTTATTCTGATCTTCTTTATACTCATAACCTAGATGTGACAAACAAATAATCAGATCACAACCTTTTTGTTTTAATTCTGCGCTATATCTATTTGCCTGCTGAATGGGATCTAAATATTTTGTATTACCAAACAAATTGGCGGGCACCAATCCATCCATTGCAATACCCACTCCTAAGATACCAATCCTCAACCCTCCTTTCTTAAAAATCTTGTAAGGTTGAGAACGTCCTTCCATAGGCGTATTGGCAAAATCATAGTTACTGATAATCAACGGAAAAGAGGCATGCCGCTCTAACTGCAAGGCCAAGTTCCCTAACCCTGCGTCAAAGTCATGATTACCAATCGTTGTGGCATCATAACCCATAGAAGTCATGGCTTTGATCTCCGGCTCCCCTTTATATATATTAAAATAAGGAGTGCCCTGAAAAATATCACCAGCGTCTAATAATAACACGTGCTCTTCCTGCTTTCGGATCTGCTTTATGAGTTGTGCGCGAGCTGCCACCCCTCCTAATCCTTGATTACGACTCCCATCCATAGGGAAAGGATCTATGCGACTGTGTGTATCATTTGTATGAAGGATCGTTAACTTATGCGGCGCTTCAAAATAAGATGCTGCATGTGTCAGTTTAGAACCTACCAGAAAAGCTCCAGTTGTAAGTGCTGATTGTGTTAAAAACTTTCTTCTATTGAGCATTGGATACACGATTGTCTTCGGTTGCAGAAATATTTTTTCCTTGAGATTTCAATACTTTGATATAGTCAAAGATTGCATCACGCATTAAATAGCCATTTGTTTGCTGCGGAATAGGCTTTAGCATAGCAGCATTATCACCACCGTTTGCCACATAATCAGAATTAGCGATGATGTATGTTTTATTTAAATCAAGCGGCACCCCTCCTACCTTCACATTTACAGCTTTTTTATTTTGTATCTGCATAGTAAGTCCAGCTACTGGCCAGCCACCATGTGCAGCCGTTAAATCCAGGAATTGCTGCAACACATCGCCTTTTACTTTTTGCAGAATCAATAAATTGTCAAATGGCATTATTTCAAACACTTTACCACGAGTTACAGGACCAGCTGCCAACTGATTAATACGAATACCTCCATAATTAACAAAAGCTGCATCTACAGCCACGCCATATTTTTCTTTAGCCATTACATACATAGCATCAGCCATAAAATTATTCAAGCTACCTTCTGGCATTTTTTTATCTAAAGTCTTTTCAGCAACACCAATTACCTGATTCATCCCTCTTTCCACACTATCTCTATAGGGCTGCATCAACTGCAGCATGCCTGAATCCTTAGGCACTTCGGCTGTTATCCGATAATCCTTATACTCTGTTTTAGTAGGTAGAAATAATGTATTACAAGAAGCTAAGAAACAGAGCAGTAGAGCGATGGGCATACTCTGTATTTGTTTTCTAAAAGTGCGCATGTGTTTGAAATTCTGGGCCAAAATTAGGTGGTGCCTGCTAAAATCACTCTTTTCATTCTTTAATTGAAATT
This genomic interval from Flavisolibacter tropicus contains the following:
- the dnaA gene encoding chromosomal replication initiator protein DnaA, which gives rise to MEKNANLVWTNCLSIIKDIVEWQHFKTWFEPIKPVALKEKILVIQVPSQFFYEYLEEHYVNLLAKTLKRELGKDAQLEYRIMVDGGNNYNKPVTVDVAGHGYKSFSNNEMDFPLVVNTPVKNPFVIPGLKKMHIDPQLNPIYTFDAYVEGDCNRVARRAGKTVAEKPGANSFNPLVIYGGVGFGKTHLAQAIGNDVKRLHPNKVVLYVSSEKFINQFVDHSRNNAINDFIHFYQLIDVLIIDDVQFFNKAEKSQDAFFAIFNHLHQSGKQLVLTSDKPPKDLEGVQERLLSRFRWGLSADIQMPDYETRIEILERKMKNDGLEMPSEVVKYIAYNINNNVRELEGALISLLAQSSLNRREIDLELAKKVLRNFVKSSSKEITIDTIQKLVCDYFDVAYDKLLQKTRKREIVQARQITMYLAKAFTKNSLKTIGEHFGGRDHTTVIHSCQTVKDLMDTDGVFRDNVMELQQKVQLASL
- a CDS encoding bifunctional metallophosphatase/5'-nucleotidase — translated: MLNRRKFLTQSALTTGAFLVGSKLTHAASYFEAPHKLTILHTNDTHSRIDPFPMDGSRNQGLGGVAARAQLIKQIRKQEEHVLLLDAGDIFQGTPYFNIYKGEPEIKAMTSMGYDATTIGNHDFDAGLGNLALQLERHASFPLIISNYDFANTPMEGRSQPYKIFKKGGLRIGILGVGIAMDGLVPANLFGNTKYLDPIQQANRYSAELKQKGCDLIICLSHLGYEYKEDQNKMCDKVLAKESENIDLIIGGHTHTFLDAPVVIKNKKGDDVLINQVGFAGIQLGRLDFIFEKSSKKKMISAQSILVTQKTEI
- a CDS encoding 5'-nucleotidase C-terminal domain-containing protein, whose product is MPIALLLCFLASCNTLFLPTKTEYKDYRITAEVPKDSGMLQLMQPYRDSVERGMNQVIGVAEKTLDKKMPEGSLNNFMADAMYVMAKEKYGVAVDAAFVNYGGIRINQLAAGPVTRGKVFEIMPFDNLLILQKVKGDVLQQFLDLTAAHGGWPVAGLTMQIQNKKAVNVKVGGVPLDLNKTYIIANSDYVANGGDNAAMLKPIPQQTNGYLMRDAIFDYIKVLKSQGKNISATEDNRVSNAQ